Proteins encoded within one genomic window of Bacillus sp. F19:
- a CDS encoding response regulator transcription factor has product MKVLVIEDNQSVSAMLEMFFSKEGIQGAFINDGLEGYNAYKREDWDVLIIDWMLPGMDGVTLCRKIREEKSSVPIIMLTAKDSESDQVLGLEMGADDYVTKPFSPLALMARIKAVSRRHSVSHAPKKETGSLETAYFKISKQTREVLLENKKVENLTPKEFDLLYYFVEHPRQVFSREQLLERVWGYQFYGDERTVDVHIKRLRAKLGSKTRPFFHTVWGVGYKFDETVDPNEN; this is encoded by the coding sequence ATGAAGGTTTTAGTGATAGAAGATAATCAGAGTGTCAGTGCGATGCTTGAAATGTTTTTTTCAAAAGAAGGCATCCAGGGTGCTTTTATAAATGATGGGCTAGAAGGCTACAATGCATATAAGCGGGAAGACTGGGACGTGCTGATTATTGATTGGATGCTGCCGGGAATGGATGGGGTTACACTTTGCAGGAAGATCAGGGAAGAGAAGAGCTCTGTTCCGATTATTATGCTGACAGCAAAGGACAGCGAATCTGATCAGGTTCTTGGGCTTGAAATGGGAGCCGATGATTATGTGACGAAGCCATTCAGCCCGCTTGCTCTTATGGCGAGGATTAAAGCAGTGTCCCGCAGGCACTCAGTCTCGCATGCACCTAAAAAAGAGACAGGCAGTCTTGAAACAGCTTATTTTAAAATCAGCAAACAAACTCGTGAAGTCTTGCTTGAAAATAAAAAGGTAGAAAACTTAACGCCAAAAGAATTTGATCTCCTTTATTATTTTGTGGAGCATCCCCGGCAGGTTTTCTCGCGAGAGCAGCTGCTTGAACGGGTTTGGGGCTATCAATTTTACGGGGATGAACGAACGGTAGACGTTCATATCAAACGATTGAGGGCTAAGCTGGGCTCGAAAACCAGGCCTTTTTTCCATACCGTATGGGGAGTGGGCTATAAGTTTGATGAAACGGTAGATCCGAATGAGAATTAA
- a CDS encoding peptide chain release factor 3, protein MNIDKEISKRRTFAIISHPDAGKTTLTEKLLYFGKVIREAGTVKGKKTGKFAASDWMEIEKKRGISVTSSVMSFPYHDFHVNILDTPGHEDFSEDTYRTLTAVDSVVMIIDSTKGVEPQTIKLFKVCRMRGIPIFTFINKLDREGKDPLELLSEIEEVLGIESYPMNWPIGMGKRFLGIIDREQHTVVQFKGNEQEDIIPSDEVDASEIGSHPTYLETKDELELLEEAGNQFDAERVKRGELTPVFFGSALANFGVKSFFDVFLQYAVPPQPRRTNQGFIAPETEEFSGYIFKIQANMNPAHRDRIAFLRVCSGRFERGMSVQLSRTNKTLKLNQTQVFMAKDRETVDEAFAGDIIGIYDPNVYQIGDTLTVGKEGYHYDELPQFPPEMFKKVRVKNVMKAKQFRKGIDQLVQEGAIQYFRQDSTDDIILGAVGQLQYEVFEYRMRAEYNVEIEFVPMGDRIPRWIGNEKFEKRFFDSRSLLVRDRNDQYAVLFENDFTFRHFKENHKEIELIDLLQENDYQSFSASEK, encoded by the coding sequence ATGAACATAGATAAAGAAATATCAAAGAGACGGACTTTCGCCATCATCTCCCATCCGGATGCGGGAAAGACGACGTTAACAGAGAAATTATTATATTTCGGTAAAGTCATCCGTGAAGCAGGTACGGTTAAAGGGAAGAAGACCGGCAAATTTGCAGCTTCCGACTGGATGGAAATTGAAAAGAAACGCGGAATTTCCGTTACATCAAGCGTTATGAGCTTTCCATACCATGATTTCCACGTAAACATTCTGGACACTCCTGGACATGAAGATTTCAGTGAAGACACATACCGTACGCTAACGGCAGTAGACAGCGTAGTGATGATCATCGACTCTACAAAAGGGGTCGAGCCTCAAACAATCAAGCTTTTCAAAGTTTGCCGCATGAGAGGCATCCCTATTTTTACATTTATTAATAAGCTGGACCGCGAAGGAAAAGATCCGCTTGAGCTTCTTTCTGAAATTGAGGAAGTACTTGGCATTGAATCCTATCCGATGAACTGGCCGATAGGCATGGGCAAGCGATTCCTTGGAATTATTGACCGTGAACAGCATACAGTCGTTCAGTTTAAAGGAAACGAGCAGGAAGATATTATTCCTTCAGATGAAGTAGATGCAAGCGAGATTGGCAGCCATCCGACTTATTTGGAAACAAAGGATGAACTGGAGCTGCTTGAGGAAGCGGGCAACCAGTTCGACGCTGAGCGTGTTAAGCGCGGAGAATTAACGCCTGTCTTCTTCGGAAGTGCGCTTGCCAACTTTGGTGTGAAATCATTTTTTGATGTGTTTTTACAGTATGCCGTTCCTCCGCAGCCGCGAAGAACAAATCAGGGCTTTATTGCACCTGAGACTGAAGAATTCTCCGGCTATATCTTTAAAATCCAAGCCAACATGAACCCTGCCCACCGTGACCGCATCGCCTTTCTGCGCGTGTGTTCCGGACGATTTGAGCGCGGCATGAGCGTACAGCTGAGCAGAACGAATAAAACGCTTAAGCTGAATCAGACGCAGGTGTTTATGGCTAAAGACCGAGAAACGGTTGATGAAGCATTCGCAGGCGACATCATCGGGATTTATGATCCGAACGTTTATCAAATCGGTGATACACTAACAGTTGGAAAAGAAGGCTATCATTATGATGAGCTTCCTCAGTTCCCGCCGGAGATGTTTAAAAAGGTGCGCGTGAAAAACGTCATGAAAGCAAAACAGTTCCGTAAAGGAATTGACCAGCTTGTTCAAGAAGGCGCCATCCAGTATTTCCGTCAGGATTCAACGGATGACATCATCCTTGGCGCTGTCGGACAGCTTCAATACGAGGTGTTTGAATACCGGATGAGAGCCGAGTACAACGTTGAGATCGAATTTGTTCCTATGGGCGACCGCATCCCAAGATGGATCGGCAATGAAAAATTCGAAAAGCGCTTCTTTGATTCCAGAAGCCTGCTCGTGCGCGACCGCAATGATCAATATGCTGTCCTCTTTGAAAATGATTTTACCTTCAGGCATTTTAAAGAAAATCATAAAGAGATTGAACTTATCGATCTTCTGCAGGAAAACGACTACCAAAGCTTTTCTGCTTCAGAGAAGTAA
- a CDS encoding ABC transporter permease has protein sequence MNFMKRGFLSVKAHAGKSLLQVFIFTVICVFVLSGLSIQSAAEKSSVLARESLGGDVTLNADMEKLMEQQRSESTEEGARVRYQPVPIQEESAEELTSYSQVKGYNFLSSTFGTAADFEPIENESTDAAETEEADPGRMGGGAMAAADLTLQGVMFTDSVQSFLNSESTIVDGRHLTDEDLEKNVTVIEKTLAEDNELAVGDKVTVQSTADEETSLELEIVGIYETASAGSDLGGRNVTAMNPYNLLYVPYTAASALKGAEYEGTIDQAVYYMNDPEKIDSFVAEAKENSSIDFETFKLDANDHTYQQMIGPINNVASFSKDVVYLVTIAGAVILGLIIMMSIRERKYEMGVLLAIGEKKWKLVGQFLFEILIIAVLALGVSSVTGQAVAKHFGDQLLSQEITQTEETASNPASFGGGRGGMGMGGPLGMQQSAADPIDELQIEVTGKDLGILFGIGLLIAIISALIPALSVLRLQPKTILTKQD, from the coding sequence ATGAATTTTATGAAACGCGGCTTTTTAAGTGTGAAAGCACATGCAGGAAAAAGTCTGCTGCAAGTCTTTATTTTTACCGTAATTTGCGTGTTTGTCCTATCAGGGCTTTCGATTCAGTCAGCTGCTGAAAAATCAAGTGTACTTGCGAGAGAGTCGCTTGGAGGCGATGTGACTCTTAATGCAGACATGGAAAAATTGATGGAACAGCAGCGCAGCGAAAGTACGGAGGAAGGCGCGAGAGTTCGCTATCAGCCTGTTCCCATTCAGGAAGAATCAGCTGAGGAGCTGACTTCCTATTCACAAGTAAAAGGCTATAATTTCTTATCCTCTACATTCGGAACAGCAGCGGACTTCGAGCCAATCGAAAATGAATCCACGGATGCTGCAGAAACAGAAGAAGCTGATCCAGGCAGAATGGGAGGCGGGGCAATGGCTGCCGCTGATCTTACACTGCAGGGTGTCATGTTTACGGATTCTGTCCAATCCTTCTTAAATAGTGAGTCTACTATTGTAGATGGCCGCCACCTGACAGATGAAGATTTAGAGAAAAATGTAACGGTCATAGAAAAAACACTCGCTGAAGACAATGAGTTAGCAGTTGGCGATAAGGTCACTGTGCAATCAACAGCTGATGAAGAGACATCTTTAGAACTTGAGATTGTGGGAATCTACGAAACTGCCTCTGCAGGCTCAGATCTTGGAGGCAGAAACGTCACAGCTATGAATCCATACAACCTGCTTTATGTTCCATATACAGCAGCCTCCGCTCTTAAGGGAGCTGAGTACGAAGGAACCATTGATCAGGCAGTTTATTACATGAACGATCCTGAGAAAATTGACAGCTTCGTGGCTGAGGCAAAAGAAAACAGCAGCATCGATTTTGAAACGTTCAAATTGGATGCCAATGATCACACGTATCAGCAAATGATCGGTCCGATTAATAATGTTGCCTCTTTTTCAAAAGATGTTGTGTATTTAGTAACCATTGCCGGTGCTGTCATTTTAGGACTCATCATTATGATGTCTATACGTGAACGCAAATATGAAATGGGCGTCCTGCTTGCGATTGGGGAAAAGAAGTGGAAGCTAGTAGGTCAATTCTTGTTTGAAATTTTAATTATCGCTGTTCTGGCTCTTGGCGTTTCATCTGTAACCGGTCAAGCTGTGGCAAAACATTTCGGAGATCAGCTGCTGTCGCAGGAGATTACTCAAACAGAAGAAACTGCATCAAACCCTGCTTCATTCGGAGGCGGACGAGGCGGCATGGGAATGGGCGGACCGCTTGGCATGCAGCAGTCTGCTGCAGATCCGATTGATGAGCTTCAAATTGAAGTGACCGGCAAGGACTTAGGCATTCTCTTTGGCATTGGGCTGTTAATCGCTATTATTTCAGCATTAATTCCAGCTTTATCTGTTTTGAGACTTCAGCCAAAAACCATCTTAACGAAACAAGACTAA
- a CDS encoding HAMP domain-containing histidine kinase: protein MRIKYIYQLFLSHISILIIAFMILSLVVAQYAESFVYNNKVEELEQYGNRILTDVQNNRGERALREYEHVLSARGIRFSLFDDKGMIFYPYAGNAPRFQPTEEEWQNLKEGERIVVKHEIKRFNQEVSLVALPYIENGNLSGGILLVSPIKGSRETISEINRYLLYTILISLSVSLLLSWFLSNVHVKRIQRIRNATSMIAEGKYDISVPSSNIDEIGELANDFNNMAEQLKQSNQEIESLENRRRKFMADVSHELRTPLTTISGVIEGLKNNMIEEGEKEKGIQLVSQEAKRLIRLVNENLDYEKIRSNQVKLFKEEIQLTEAFEIIKEHLFFQAEEKQVELKIDVNEEIMVYADYDRLIQILINITKNSIQFTESGTVWLRGKKGYKETIIEIEDTGIGMDPKEVESMWQRFYKADMSRTGHQFGEFGLGLSIVKQLVHLHQGEIVIDSRKDHGTKFILKFPDKKHDY from the coding sequence ATGAGAATTAAGTATATTTATCAGCTGTTTTTAAGTCATATCAGCATTCTGATCATTGCTTTTATGATCTTAAGTCTTGTTGTAGCCCAATATGCGGAGTCCTTTGTTTATAATAACAAGGTGGAAGAGCTTGAGCAGTATGGCAACAGAATTTTAACAGACGTGCAAAATAACAGGGGAGAGCGTGCTTTGAGAGAGTATGAGCATGTGCTCAGTGCGAGAGGCATACGGTTTAGTCTTTTTGATGATAAAGGAATGATATTCTATCCATATGCAGGCAACGCTCCAAGGTTTCAGCCGACAGAAGAAGAATGGCAGAATCTGAAGGAAGGCGAGAGAATCGTCGTTAAGCATGAAATCAAACGCTTTAACCAAGAGGTTTCTTTAGTTGCCCTGCCGTATATTGAGAACGGCAATCTTTCAGGAGGAATTCTGTTAGTTTCGCCGATTAAAGGTTCCAGAGAGACAATCAGCGAGATTAACCGCTATCTTTTATATACCATTTTAATCTCCTTATCCGTTTCTCTTTTGTTAAGCTGGTTTCTCTCAAATGTTCATGTAAAAAGAATTCAGCGGATCCGAAATGCAACATCAATGATTGCGGAAGGGAAATACGATATTTCGGTGCCCTCGTCCAACATAGATGAAATCGGCGAGCTTGCAAACGATTTTAATAATATGGCAGAGCAGCTAAAGCAATCAAATCAGGAAATCGAAAGTTTAGAGAATAGAAGAAGAAAATTTATGGCGGATGTCTCTCATGAATTAAGGACTCCTTTAACAACAATCAGCGGAGTAATTGAAGGGCTTAAAAATAACATGATTGAAGAGGGTGAAAAGGAGAAAGGCATTCAGCTTGTCAGTCAGGAAGCAAAACGCCTTATCAGACTCGTGAATGAAAACCTTGATTATGAAAAAATCCGCTCCAATCAGGTGAAGCTATTCAAAGAAGAAATTCAGCTTACGGAGGCTTTTGAAATTATTAAAGAGCATTTATTTTTTCAGGCAGAGGAAAAACAGGTGGAATTAAAGATTGATGTAAATGAAGAAATAATGGTCTATGCTGATTATGACCGCCTCATTCAAATCTTAATTAACATTACAAAAAACAGTATTCAATTTACAGAGAGCGGGACCGTTTGGCTGCGCGGAAAAAAAGGATATAAGGAAACAATTATTGAAATTGAAGACACCGGAATCGGGATGGACCCCAAAGAGGTTGAATCAATGTGGCAGCGTTTTTATAAGGCGGATATGTCCAGAACCGGCCATCAATTCGGGGAATTCGGTTTGGGATTATCGATTGTTAAACAGCTTGTTCACCTTCATCAGGGAGAAATCGTGATTGATAGCAGGAAGGATCACGGCACCAAATTCATCCTGAAATTCCCTGATAAAAAACATGATTATTAA
- a CDS encoding CsbA family protein, with protein MLIKAVLALTLPFIILSLFARVSYNHYVATVLTIALLAAAYSKGYMESWIIIVLDVISVTAGFLYAAKMARRTSEKTN; from the coding sequence ATGTTAATAAAAGCCGTACTGGCCCTGACTCTGCCTTTTATTATTTTGTCTTTGTTTGCCAGAGTCTCATATAACCACTACGTTGCGACTGTCCTGACCATTGCTCTTTTAGCTGCAGCTTATTCGAAAGGGTATATGGAATCATGGATTATCATAGTTCTAGATGTGATATCTGTTACAGCAGGATTTTTGTATGCTGCGAAAATGGCAAGGCGCACAAGCGAAAAAACGAATTAA
- the uvrB gene encoding excinuclease ABC subunit UvrB encodes MSDRFDLVSNYKPEGDQPEAIKKLVKGIKEGKKHQTLLGATGTGKTFTVSNVIQEVNKPTLIIAHNKTLAGQLYSEFKEFFPNNAVEYFVSYYDYYQPEAYVPQTDTFIEKDASINDEIDKLRHSATASLFERKDVIIIASVSCIYGLGSPEEYRDLVVSLRTGMEIERNQLLRRLVDVQYERNDIDFKRGTFRVRGDVVEIFPASRDEQCIRVEFFGDEIDRIREVDALTGEIKGEREHVSIFPASHFVTREEKLKVAITNIEQELDERLKVLHENGKLLEAQRLEQRTRYDLEMMREMGFCSGIENYSRHLTLRPAGSTPYTLLDFFPEDFMIVVDESHVTMPQIRGMYNGDQARKQVLVDHGFRLPSAKDNRPLQFDEFEKHINNILFVSATPGPYELDHTPEMVQQIIRPTGLLDPTIDVRPIQGQIDDLIGEIQARTERNERVLITTLTKKMSEDLTDYLKDIGIKVNYLHSEIKTLERIEIIRELRLGKYDVLVGINLLREGLDIPEVSLVAILDADKEGFLRSERSLIQTIGRAARNSNGHVIMYADKMTKSMEIALNETKRRRETQEAFNKKHGIEPKTIQKKIREGIRATIAPEDGEEFDAQAPKLGKLTKKEREKVIGQMESEMKEAAKGLNFERAAELRDLILELKAEG; translated from the coding sequence TTGAGCGATCGTTTTGATTTAGTCTCGAATTATAAGCCAGAGGGCGATCAGCCCGAGGCGATAAAAAAGCTCGTCAAGGGCATTAAAGAAGGGAAGAAGCATCAGACGCTTCTTGGTGCTACAGGTACAGGGAAGACGTTCACCGTTTCAAACGTCATCCAGGAAGTAAACAAACCGACGCTGATTATTGCACATAATAAAACATTGGCAGGACAATTATACAGTGAATTCAAAGAGTTTTTTCCAAATAATGCAGTAGAATACTTCGTCAGCTACTATGATTACTATCAGCCGGAGGCCTATGTGCCGCAGACCGATACATTCATCGAAAAAGACGCAAGCATTAATGATGAAATAGATAAGCTCAGACACTCCGCAACAGCCTCTTTATTTGAGCGGAAGGATGTCATTATCATCGCGAGTGTCTCGTGTATTTACGGATTGGGTTCACCTGAAGAATACCGTGATCTGGTCGTTTCTCTTCGGACCGGCATGGAGATTGAACGCAATCAGCTGCTCAGAAGACTTGTTGATGTGCAGTATGAAAGAAATGATATCGACTTTAAACGCGGGACATTCAGAGTGCGCGGGGATGTTGTGGAGATTTTCCCGGCTTCAAGAGACGAGCAGTGCATCAGGGTTGAATTTTTCGGCGATGAAATCGACCGAATCAGAGAAGTGGATGCTTTAACAGGCGAAATTAAAGGAGAACGCGAGCATGTCTCCATCTTCCCTGCATCCCACTTCGTAACCCGCGAGGAAAAGCTGAAGGTTGCGATTACAAATATTGAGCAAGAGCTTGATGAACGGCTGAAAGTGCTTCATGAGAATGGAAAGCTGTTAGAAGCGCAGCGCCTTGAACAGCGTACCCGCTATGATCTTGAAATGATGCGGGAAATGGGCTTTTGTTCAGGAATTGAAAACTACTCAAGACACTTGACGCTTCGCCCGGCAGGTTCCACTCCTTATACATTGCTTGATTTCTTTCCTGAAGATTTCATGATTGTCGTGGATGAGTCCCACGTTACCATGCCTCAGATCAGAGGGATGTATAACGGTGACCAGGCAAGAAAGCAGGTTCTCGTTGACCACGGGTTCCGCCTGCCTTCAGCGAAAGATAACCGTCCGCTTCAATTTGACGAGTTTGAAAAGCATATCAATAACATCCTGTTTGTATCGGCTACTCCTGGCCCGTATGAGCTTGACCATACACCTGAAATGGTTCAGCAAATTATTCGCCCGACAGGACTTCTTGACCCGACAATTGATGTGAGACCGATTCAGGGGCAGATCGATGACCTGATTGGGGAAATTCAGGCAAGGACAGAACGCAATGAACGTGTCCTTATCACAACATTAACGAAGAAAATGTCGGAGGACCTGACGGATTATCTGAAGGACATAGGCATCAAAGTTAACTACCTGCATTCTGAAATCAAAACACTTGAGCGGATTGAAATTATCCGTGAGCTGCGGCTTGGTAAGTATGACGTTCTAGTCGGAATCAACCTTTTAAGAGAAGGTCTTGATATTCCTGAAGTGTCCTTAGTAGCTATCTTGGATGCAGACAAGGAAGGGTTCCTGAGATCTGAGAGATCGCTGATCCAGACTATTGGACGTGCGGCAAGAAACTCAAATGGACACGTTATTATGTATGCTGACAAAATGACCAAATCAATGGAAATTGCATTGAATGAAACGAAACGGCGCCGTGAAACGCAGGAGGCTTTTAATAAAAAGCATGGCATTGAGCCAAAAACGATACAGAAAAAAATTCGCGAGGGTATACGGGCTACGATTGCACCGGAGGACGGGGAAGAATTCGATGCACAAGCTCCAAAGCTCGGCAAGCTGACGAAGAAAGAACGCGAAAAGGTGATCGGACAAATGGAATCAGAGATGAAAGAGGCAGCAAAAGGCTTGAACTTCGAGCGTGCAGCTGAACTTCGCGATCTGATTTTAGAGCTAAAAGCGGAAGGATGA
- the uvrA gene encoding excinuclease ABC subunit UvrA, translating into MAIDKIIVKGARAHNLKNIDVTIPRDKLVVLTGLSGSGKSSLAFDTIYAEGQRRYVESLSAYARQFLGQMDKPDVDSIEGLSPAISIDQKTTSRNPRSTVGTVTEIYDYLRLLFARVGRPTCPNHDIEISSQTIEQMVDRILEYPDRTKLQVLAPIVSGRKGTHAKVFEDIKKQGYVRVRVNGEMMEIGDEITLEKNKKHSIEVVIDRIVIKEGIAARLADSLEAALGLGEGRVMIDVIGEEELLFSEHHACPLCGFSIGELEPRMFSFNSPFGACNECDGLGTKLEVDVDLVLPNKDLSLKQHALAPWEPTSSQYYPQLLEAVCNHYGIPMDVPVKEIPSHLLDKVLYGSGNDEIYFRYENDFGQVRENYILFEGVIRNVERRYKETSSDYIREQMEKYMAQQACPKCKGHRLKKESLSVLVDGNHIGNVTSLSVHEAVDFFEKVNLTEKEMQIARLILRELEERLGFLNNVGLDYLSLGRAAGTLSGGEAQRIRLATQIGSRLTGVLYILDEPSIGLHQRDNDRLIQTLQSMRDIGNTLIVVEHDEDTMLAADYLIDIGPGAGVHGGEIISEGTPEYVMNDKNSLTGQYLSGKKFIPLPVERRKPDGRFIEIKGASENNLKNVSTKFPLGTFVAVTGVSGSGKSTLVNEILHKSLAQKLNKAKTKPGEHKEIKGIEELDKVIDIDQSPIGRTPRSNPATYTGVFDDIRDVFATTNEAKVRGYKKGRFSFNVKGGRCEACRGDGIIKIEMHFLPDVYVPCEVCHGKRYNRETLEVKYKNKNIADILEMTVEDAVAFFENIPKIRRKLQTIYDVGLGYITLGQPATTLSGGEAQRVKLASELHRRSTGRSLYILDEPTTGLHVDDIARLLKVLQRLVENGDTVLVIEHNLDVIKAADYLIDLGPEGGDHGGQIVATGTPEQVAKVEGSYTGKYLKPILTRDRDRMKKAIKEKEAVAKA; encoded by the coding sequence ATGGCTATTGATAAAATTATTGTGAAAGGTGCGCGGGCTCACAATTTAAAAAATATAGATGTGACGATTCCGCGGGATAAGCTTGTTGTTCTGACTGGCTTATCCGGTTCAGGAAAATCGTCGCTTGCGTTTGATACGATTTATGCAGAAGGCCAGCGCAGATATGTTGAATCTCTTTCTGCTTATGCCCGGCAGTTTCTTGGTCAAATGGATAAACCGGACGTTGATTCAATTGAAGGACTTTCACCGGCGATTTCTATAGATCAGAAAACAACGAGCCGAAATCCTCGTTCAACGGTTGGAACCGTGACAGAAATCTATGACTACCTGAGACTTCTTTTTGCGCGTGTCGGCAGACCGACCTGCCCGAATCATGACATTGAAATCTCATCACAGACGATTGAGCAAATGGTCGACCGGATTTTAGAGTATCCTGATCGAACAAAGCTTCAGGTGCTTGCACCGATTGTCTCCGGCCGAAAAGGAACACATGCAAAGGTGTTTGAAGATATCAAAAAGCAAGGTTATGTTAGGGTTCGCGTAAATGGGGAAATGATGGAGATCGGTGATGAGATCACTCTTGAGAAAAACAAGAAGCACAGTATTGAGGTTGTGATTGACCGCATCGTCATCAAAGAAGGAATCGCGGCGCGCCTTGCAGATTCCCTTGAAGCAGCACTTGGCCTTGGCGAAGGCAGAGTCATGATCGATGTGATTGGAGAAGAAGAGCTTCTTTTCAGTGAGCATCACGCTTGTCCGCTTTGCGGATTTTCAATCGGCGAGCTGGAACCGAGAATGTTTTCCTTCAACAGTCCGTTTGGCGCCTGTAATGAGTGTGACGGCCTTGGAACGAAGCTTGAAGTCGATGTAGACTTAGTACTTCCAAACAAGGATTTATCATTAAAGCAGCATGCTCTGGCACCATGGGAGCCGACAAGCTCTCAATATTATCCTCAGCTGCTTGAGGCTGTGTGCAATCATTACGGCATCCCGATGGATGTTCCAGTAAAAGAAATCCCATCCCACTTGCTGGACAAGGTTTTATACGGCAGCGGAAACGATGAAATTTACTTCCGCTATGAAAATGACTTCGGCCAGGTGCGTGAAAATTATATTCTGTTTGAAGGGGTCATTCGCAATGTAGAGCGCCGCTATAAGGAAACTAGTTCAGACTACATCCGCGAGCAGATGGAAAAATACATGGCTCAGCAGGCATGCCCTAAGTGTAAAGGCCATCGTTTAAAAAAGGAAAGCCTATCGGTGCTTGTTGATGGCAATCACATTGGAAATGTCACTTCTTTATCTGTTCATGAAGCAGTCGATTTCTTTGAAAAGGTCAACCTGACAGAAAAAGAAATGCAGATTGCAAGACTGATTTTAAGAGAGCTTGAAGAGAGACTTGGCTTTTTAAACAATGTCGGTCTTGATTACCTGTCCTTGGGCCGTGCTGCAGGAACACTCTCAGGCGGAGAGGCTCAGCGAATCAGGCTTGCTACACAGATTGGTTCAAGATTAACAGGTGTTTTATATATACTTGACGAGCCTTCTATCGGACTTCATCAGCGTGACAATGACAGGCTGATTCAGACACTTCAAAGCATGAGGGATATCGGAAATACTCTGATTGTTGTTGAACATGATGAAGACACGATGCTTGCTGCGGATTATTTAATTGATATAGGTCCCGGTGCAGGGGTTCACGGAGGGGAGATTATTTCTGAAGGAACACCTGAATATGTGATGAATGATAAGAATTCATTAACCGGACAATACTTATCAGGCAAAAAATTCATTCCGCTGCCGGTTGAACGCCGGAAGCCGGACGGCCGTTTCATCGAAATAAAGGGCGCAAGCGAAAATAACCTGAAAAACGTTTCAACGAAGTTTCCGCTTGGCACATTTGTGGCCGTTACAGGCGTATCGGGATCTGGTAAAAGTACGCTTGTAAACGAAATCCTTCATAAATCTCTTGCTCAGAAGCTGAACAAAGCAAAAACGAAGCCTGGCGAGCACAAAGAAATTAAAGGAATTGAAGAGCTTGATAAGGTGATCGATATTGATCAATCGCCGATCGGAAGGACACCCCGCTCCAACCCTGCGACCTATACAGGTGTTTTTGATGACATTCGCGACGTCTTTGCCACAACAAATGAAGCGAAGGTGCGCGGCTATAAGAAAGGCCGTTTTAGCTTTAACGTAAAAGGCGGACGCTGCGAGGCATGCCGCGGGGACGGAATCATCAAGATTGAAATGCATTTCCTTCCTGACGTCTATGTGCCATGCGAGGTTTGCCATGGAAAACGGTATAACCGCGAAACGCTTGAAGTGAAATACAAAAACAAAAACATTGCTGACATTTTAGAAATGACCGTTGAAGATGCAGTGGCATTCTTTGAAAATATTCCAAAAATCAGACGAAAGCTCCAAACCATTTATGATGTAGGCCTCGGATACATTACACTTGGTCAGCCTGCAACAACGCTGTCTGGAGGAGAAGCGCAGCGTGTGAAGCTTGCTTCTGAGCTGCATCGCCGTTCAACAGGACGTTCCCTTTACATTCTGGATGAACCGACAACCGGTTTGCATGTAGACGACATTGCCAGACTGCTGAAGGTGCTTCAGCGTCTCGTCGAGAATGGAGATACTGTTTTAGTGATTGAGCATAATCTTGATGTCATTAAAGCAGCCGATTATCTAATTGATCTCGGACCGGAAGGCGGAGATCACGGCGGGCAAATCGTTGCAACGGGAACTCCGGAGCAAGTAGCTAAGGTAGAAGGTTCTTATACAGGAAAGTATTTAAAGCCTATCCTAACAAGAGACCGAGACCGGATGAAAAAGGCAATCAAAGAAAAAGAAGCTGTAGCTAAAGCATAA